One window of Flavobacterium dauae genomic DNA carries:
- the dinB gene encoding DNA polymerase IV, with amino-acid sequence MTATNRKIIHIDMDAFYASVEQLDFPELRNKPVAVGGSEERGVISAASYEARKFGVRSAMSGKLAIKKCPELIFVKPRFGRYKEVSNQIRQIFLEYTDLVEPLSLDEAFLDVTVNKKGLKSATLMAEEIRLKIFKTTGLTASAGISINKFLAKIASDYNKPNGQKTIRPEEIIPFLDSLEIKRFFGVGKKTCEKMYHLGIFTGKDLRQKTLDFLENHFGNSGIHFYQLARGISNSAVVPNRLPKSIGAERTFRENFTSIIPLEEKLTDICEEVSSRLQKRNLSGKTITLKIKYSDFNLQTKSITLPYYISNFDLLLDTALELLQQSNLKTSVRLIGVQVSNLNINQKKAGYVQLKFRF; translated from the coding sequence ATGACTGCAACGAACCGTAAAATAATTCATATTGATATGGATGCGTTTTACGCTTCGGTAGAACAGTTGGATTTTCCTGAATTGCGAAATAAACCCGTTGCAGTAGGAGGCTCAGAAGAACGCGGAGTGATTTCGGCAGCAAGTTACGAAGCCCGAAAATTTGGGGTTCGCAGTGCTATGAGCGGAAAACTGGCAATTAAAAAATGCCCGGAATTAATTTTTGTAAAACCACGATTTGGCAGATACAAAGAGGTGTCAAACCAAATACGACAGATTTTTTTAGAATACACCGATTTGGTAGAACCGTTATCATTAGACGAAGCTTTTTTAGATGTTACCGTTAATAAAAAAGGATTGAAAAGTGCCACATTAATGGCAGAAGAAATCCGATTGAAAATCTTTAAAACTACCGGATTAACAGCATCGGCAGGAATTTCAATTAATAAATTCCTCGCCAAAATAGCAAGCGATTATAACAAACCCAACGGACAAAAAACGATTCGTCCGGAAGAAATTATTCCGTTTTTAGATTCGTTAGAAATCAAGCGTTTTTTTGGTGTGGGTAAAAAAACCTGCGAAAAAATGTATCATTTGGGTATTTTTACAGGGAAGGATTTGCGACAAAAAACGTTGGATTTTTTAGAAAATCACTTTGGAAATTCGGGTATTCATTTTTATCAATTAGCGCGTGGTATCAGTAATTCTGCGGTTGTTCCAAATCGTTTGCCAAAATCAATAGGTGCAGAACGTACTTTTAGGGAAAATTTCACATCGATCATTCCGTTAGAAGAAAAGCTTACCGATATTTGTGAAGAAGTTTCAAGCCGATTGCAAAAACGAAATCTTTCGGGTAAAACCATTACGCTTAAAATTAAATACAGCGATTTTAATTTACAAACAAAAAGTATTACGCTTCCGTACTACATAAGCAATTTTGACTTGCTTTTAGATACTGCACTGGAATTGCTGCAACAAAGCAATTTAAAAACATCGGTTCGCTTAATAGGTGTGCAAGTAAGTAATTTAAACATTAACCAAAAAAAAGCAGGATATGTGCAGTTAAAGTTTAGGTTTTAA
- a CDS encoding TonB-dependent receptor plug domain-containing protein, protein MKRNIFFLLTLIGFQTAFSQVEQDTLSNSVDEDTLDEIVISGTMKPVSRSQSLVPVEVYTPTFFKKNPTSNVFEALQIVNGVRPQVNCSVCNTGDIHINGLEGPYTFVLIDGMPIVSGLSTVYGLSGIPNSLIERVEVVKGPASSLYGSEAVGGLINIITKNPKNASLFSADVFGTSWGEVNTDVGLSTKVGEKSHLLMGVNYFNYSNPIDKNNDNFTDLTLQDRISVFQKWNFTRKSNKLFSIAGRYFYEDRWGGEMNWNKKYRGGDEVYGESIYTNRYELMGTYELPVAEKMFFSFSYANHDQNSVYGNTPYMAKQQVGFGQLTWDKKLGKHDMLFGAAFRYTSYDDNTPATNEKDVTTMPGFFAQDEISFNTKHSILLGARYDYNNNHGSIFTPRVAYRYKANTGDVIRLNAGTGFRVVNLFTEDHAALSGSRDVIVFEDLKPEKSYNVNLSYLKQWYFGSNVLQLEASTWYTYFTNAILPDYDTNPNQIIYDNLNGHATSKGISANVDLILGNGLKFIVGATLMDVSTEEEGVKQRQMLTERFSGTWAISYTIPSINLDIDYTGNLYGPMRLPLVSEWDPRPEYSETYSIQNIQLTYKGFKNFQVYGGVKNLLNWTPSKNVPFLISRSNDPFDKNVQFDPNGNAMRTPDNPYGLVFDPSYVYAANQGIRTFLGVRYNF, encoded by the coding sequence ATGAAACGAAATATATTTTTTCTATTAACTTTAATTGGCTTTCAAACTGCTTTTTCTCAGGTGGAACAAGACACCCTTTCCAATTCTGTTGATGAGGATACCTTAGACGAAATCGTCATTTCCGGAACAATGAAACCCGTTTCACGTTCACAAAGTCTGGTGCCTGTTGAGGTTTATACACCGACTTTTTTTAAGAAAAATCCAACATCAAATGTTTTCGAAGCCTTACAAATTGTAAACGGTGTGCGTCCTCAGGTAAATTGCAGCGTTTGTAACACGGGCGATATTCATATTAATGGATTGGAAGGACCTTATACTTTTGTTTTGATCGATGGAATGCCCATTGTTAGCGGACTTTCTACTGTTTATGGTTTATCGGGAATTCCGAATTCGTTGATTGAACGAGTTGAGGTTGTTAAAGGTCCGGCTTCGTCTTTATACGGTAGTGAGGCTGTTGGCGGATTGATTAATATCATTACAAAAAATCCTAAAAACGCATCGCTTTTTTCTGCCGATGTATTTGGAACTTCTTGGGGCGAAGTAAATACCGATGTTGGTTTAAGCACCAAAGTTGGCGAGAAGTCGCATTTGTTAATGGGGGTAAACTACTTTAATTATTCGAACCCGATTGATAAAAACAACGATAATTTTACCGATTTAACCTTGCAAGATCGCATTTCGGTTTTTCAAAAATGGAATTTCACCAGAAAAAGCAATAAGTTATTTTCTATTGCTGGTCGCTATTTTTACGAAGATCGTTGGGGAGGCGAAATGAATTGGAATAAAAAGTACCGCGGTGGCGATGAGGTTTATGGCGAATCAATCTACACCAACCGATACGAATTAATGGGAACTTATGAATTACCTGTTGCAGAAAAAATGTTCTTTTCGTTTTCGTACGCCAACCACGATCAAAACTCGGTTTACGGCAACACGCCTTATATGGCAAAGCAACAAGTAGGTTTTGGGCAGTTAACCTGGGATAAAAAATTAGGTAAACACGATATGTTGTTTGGTGCTGCTTTTAGATATACTTCTTATGACGATAATACGCCGGCAACCAATGAAAAAGATGTTACCACAATGCCCGGTTTTTTTGCTCAAGACGAGATTTCGTTTAACACAAAACACAGCATTTTATTAGGTGCACGTTACGATTATAACAATAATCACGGATCTATTTTTACACCGCGCGTGGCTTACCGATACAAAGCAAATACGGGCGACGTAATACGATTAAATGCCGGAACTGGTTTTAGGGTAGTGAATTTGTTTACCGAAGATCATGCGGCACTTTCGGGCTCGCGCGATGTTATTGTGTTTGAAGATTTAAAACCCGAAAAATCGTATAACGTAAATTTAAGTTATTTAAAACAATGGTATTTTGGATCGAATGTGTTGCAGTTAGAAGCATCAACGTGGTACACTTATTTTACAAATGCGATTTTGCCCGATTATGATACCAATCCAAATCAGATCATTTACGATAACTTAAACGGACATGCAACATCAAAAGGAATCAGTGCGAATGTGGATCTTATTTTAGGTAACGGATTAAAATTTATTGTAGGTGCAACTTTAATGGATGTTTCTACAGAAGAAGAAGGTGTTAAACAACGCCAGATGCTTACCGAACGTTTCTCTGGTACATGGGCAATTTCGTACACCATACCATCAATTAATTTAGATATTGATTATACAGGTAATCTGTACGGACCAATGCGTTTGCCTTTGGTGAGTGAGTGGGATCCTAGACCAGAATATTCAGAAACTTACAGCATACAAAACATTCAGCTAACGTATAAAGGTTTTAAAAATTTTCAGGTTTACGGTGGTGTAAAGAATCTTTTAAATTGGACACCAAGTAAAAATGTTCCGTTTTTAATTTCAAGATCAAACGATCCGTTCGATAAAAATGTACAGTTCGATCCAAACGGAAATGCAATGCGCACGCCCGATAATCCTTATGGTTTGGTTTTCGATCCATCGTATGTATATGCGGCGAACCAAGGCATAAGAACCTTTTTAGGCGTTCGATATAACTTTTAA
- a CDS encoding septal ring lytic transglycosylase RlpA family protein, producing the protein MNLRYSIFIILTVVCFTSCKTANNVKHTKTSLYKNEVFACYYHNKFNGRKTASGAIFSNNKLTAAHKSLNFGTKVKVTNIKNNKSVIVTINDRGPFTKGLEIDLSKKAFDAISHDKKAGKLNVKLELMND; encoded by the coding sequence ATGAATTTGCGTTATAGTATTTTTATAATTTTAACAGTTGTTTGCTTTACAAGTTGTAAAACGGCAAATAATGTAAAACATACCAAAACCTCATTATACAAAAATGAGGTTTTTGCGTGTTATTATCACAATAAGTTTAATGGAAGAAAAACTGCAAGTGGAGCCATTTTTTCTAATAATAAATTAACGGCTGCCCATAAAAGTTTAAATTTTGGTACAAAGGTTAAAGTAACCAATATAAAAAACAACAAAAGCGTAATTGTAACCATTAACGACCGTGGGCCTTTTACAAAAGGATTAGAAATCGATTTAAGTAAGAAGGCCTTTGATGCTATTTCGCACGATAAAAAAGCCGGAAAATTAAATGTAAAATTAGAATTAATGAACGATTAA
- a CDS encoding metal-dependent transcriptional regulator yields MLTHAEENYLKVIYHLSQTEDQGISTNAIAQKIDTKASSVTDMIKKLKEKDLITHEKYQGVFITQLGMYTAKMIIRKHRLWEVFLVDKLNFNWDEVHDVAEELEHIKSEKLINALDSFLGFPKEDPHGDPIPNTKGEIPYREKELLTETEESNNYMCVGVKDTSAAFLQYLDRQKIALGSTFTVLKHENFDHSVTILFQENELTLSKVVAQNLFVKKLSYE; encoded by the coding sequence ATGCTTACGCACGCAGAAGAAAATTATTTAAAGGTAATTTACCATTTATCGCAAACCGAAGATCAAGGCATATCAACCAACGCCATTGCGCAAAAAATTGATACCAAAGCGTCATCGGTTACCGATATGATTAAAAAATTAAAAGAGAAAGATTTAATAACGCACGAAAAATACCAAGGCGTTTTTATTACGCAATTAGGTATGTACACCGCAAAAATGATTATTAGAAAACACCGTTTATGGGAAGTTTTTTTGGTTGATAAGCTGAATTTTAACTGGGACGAAGTGCATGATGTTGCCGAAGAGTTAGAACACATAAAATCGGAAAAACTGATTAATGCGTTAGATTCTTTTTTAGGATTCCCGAAAGAAGATCCGCATGGCGACCCGATTCCTAATACGAAAGGTGAAATTCCGTACCGTGAAAAAGAACTATTGACAGAAACAGAAGAAAGCAACAATTATATGTGTGTGGGTGTAAAAGATACATCGGCTGCTTTTTTACAATATTTAGATCGACAAAAAATTGCCTTAGGAAGCACTTTCACGGTTTTAAAACACGAAAACTTCGATCATTCGGTAACGATTCTGTTTCAAGAAAACGAGCTGACTTTATCAAAAGTGGTAGCTCAGAATTTATTTGTAAAGAAATTAAGCTATGAATAA
- a CDS encoding recombinase produces the protein MNLLRKQIAYKSINEIFEKYIVDDQVVSQDNLFFLYELVRYFRPKRPKTVANITLRPLLDHLIEFDKHRNILSNYLKNILSDRKFHLMVSDAGILQDSDFLYEVRKRISAKILPYQPQKDTLEYVLNQVFYKENDFIWINKIPLEELVELMEVLNGSDIYQFEKAESGALSEILFSMGLLTQRMSGRSMDTSILKMIPKYNHLESPFLGFENEFLEIENRLRKGEIQFVDSNDLNYKQLVILYNQCVELIKHAYKNSSVFGITLKVNQSLLRIRQQLDRIKILIDFLVVDKTQDRLTNTIKLSLKLIEYNCYKNNISKLIAESTQVVSYEITQYTAKTGEHYITETAKEYFSMFKASLGAGLVVGFLCIFKVLLSKVTTSDFGFAFLYSMNYAFGFIVIYLCGFALATKQPAMTAATIIKAIEEGRKNQSATEQHSAFATLFARLFRSQFIAFVGNVIMAFAVGLLLIWLIDTVTGINIADTKWPTMIKDSSPVHSLAIFHAGIAGVFLFLSGIISGNVSNKNKHNQVYYRIQENPVFKSTFGTYKTAKIASWLERKWSGIVSNFWFGVFMGSTHSIGIFLGLNLDIRHITFVSGNIALGAYGADFQLPAITWFWCFMGIFLVGFMNFIVSFGLSLSLALRSRNIPLIEIFSLQKSVWKHFKKRPLHFFFPPGKQQR, from the coding sequence ATGAATCTACTAAGAAAACAAATTGCCTATAAAAGCATCAATGAAATTTTTGAAAAATATATCGTTGACGATCAGGTTGTTTCGCAAGATAATTTGTTTTTTTTATATGAATTGGTACGTTACTTTCGTCCCAAAAGACCAAAAACGGTTGCAAATATCACTTTGCGTCCTTTGTTGGATCATTTAATTGAGTTTGATAAGCACCGTAACATTTTAAGTAATTATCTAAAAAACATTCTTTCAGATAGGAAGTTTCATTTAATGGTTTCAGACGCCGGAATTTTACAAGATTCAGATTTCTTATACGAAGTCCGGAAAAGGATTTCTGCTAAAATTTTACCGTATCAGCCACAAAAAGATACGTTAGAATACGTGTTAAATCAGGTTTTTTATAAAGAAAACGATTTTATATGGATCAATAAAATTCCGTTAGAAGAATTGGTTGAACTGATGGAAGTTCTTAACGGATCGGATATTTACCAATTTGAAAAAGCAGAAAGCGGAGCACTTTCTGAAATTTTATTTTCAATGGGATTATTAACCCAACGAATGAGTGGCCGTTCAATGGATACCAGTATTTTAAAGATGATACCTAAATACAATCACTTGGAAAGTCCGTTTTTAGGTTTTGAAAATGAATTTTTAGAAATTGAAAATCGTTTGCGTAAAGGCGAAATACAATTTGTAGATTCTAACGATTTAAATTACAAGCAATTAGTTATTCTTTATAATCAATGCGTAGAATTGATTAAGCACGCCTATAAAAACAGTTCGGTTTTTGGAATCACGCTCAAGGTAAATCAAAGTTTATTGCGGATCAGGCAACAATTAGACCGAATTAAAATTTTAATAGATTTTTTGGTTGTTGATAAAACCCAAGACCGTTTAACAAATACCATTAAGCTTTCTTTAAAATTAATAGAATACAACTGCTACAAAAATAACATCAGCAAATTAATTGCAGAAAGCACGCAGGTTGTATCGTACGAAATTACACAATACACCGCCAAAACCGGCGAACATTACATAACCGAAACGGCAAAAGAATATTTTTCAATGTTTAAAGCGTCTTTAGGTGCTGGTCTTGTGGTTGGTTTTTTGTGTATTTTTAAAGTATTGCTGTCAAAGGTAACTACCAGCGATTTTGGTTTTGCCTTTTTATACAGTATGAACTACGCCTTTGGTTTCATTGTAATTTATTTGTGCGGATTTGCCTTGGCAACCAAACAACCTGCAATGACTGCTGCGACGATAATCAAGGCAATTGAAGAAGGAAGAAAAAATCAATCTGCAACCGAGCAGCACAGTGCTTTTGCAACCTTATTTGCCCGTTTGTTCCGTTCGCAGTTCATCGCCTTTGTAGGGAATGTAATTATGGCATTTGCAGTGGGTCTTTTATTAATCTGGTTGATTGATACTGTTACAGGTATCAATATTGCGGATACCAAATGGCCTACAATGATTAAAGATTCAAGCCCGGTGCATTCATTAGCTATTTTTCACGCAGGTATAGCTGGTGTGTTTTTATTTTTATCGGGAATTATTTCGGGAAATGTATCCAACAAAAACAAACACAACCAAGTGTATTACCGTATTCAGGAAAATCCTGTTTTTAAAAGTACTTTTGGTACGTATAAAACAGCAAAAATAGCCAGTTGGTTAGAACGAAAATGGTCAGGTATCGTGTCCAATTTTTGGTTTGGTGTTTTTATGGGAAGCACACATTCTATTGGTATTTTTCTGGGATTGAATTTAGATATCCGGCATATTACTTTTGTGAGTGGTAATATTGCATTAGGGGCTTACGGAGCCGATTTTCAGTTGCCGGCAATAACGTGGTTTTGGTGTTTTATGGGGATATTTTTAGTAGGATTTATGAATTTTATTGTTTCTTTCGGGCTTTCTTTAAGTTTGGCATTACGATCGAGAAATATTCCGTTAATCGAAATCTTTTCGCTTCAAAAATCAGTATGGAAACATTTTAAAAAACGCCCACTGCATTTTTTCTTTCCTCCGGGTAAACAACAACGTTAA
- a CDS encoding septal ring lytic transglycosylase RlpA family protein, whose protein sequence is MKKHFSLILAGLVTLTALTGFSVITKNNETDNNVKVVGKELAYVATTANNLGKDSSKINEKEAELKSELVKLNAELEALESEVEVVHEETQASYYHDKFNGRKTANGEVFSNKNYTAAHKTLPFGTKVRVTNLVNDEEVIVEINDRGPFIKGRQIDLSKKAFMDLTHNRSKGILKVKVEILPENYEEKRVEIEEELNTIAIVPDGLDLNEFAL, encoded by the coding sequence ATGAAGAAGCATTTTTCATTAATTTTAGCAGGATTAGTAACACTTACAGCATTAACAGGCTTTAGTGTTATAACAAAAAACAATGAGACGGATAACAATGTAAAAGTTGTAGGGAAAGAATTAGCGTATGTAGCAACAACAGCTAATAATTTGGGGAAAGATTCTTCTAAAATCAACGAAAAAGAAGCTGAATTAAAAAGCGAATTAGTTAAATTAAATGCAGAATTAGAAGCTTTAGAAAGCGAGGTTGAGGTGGTTCATGAAGAAACACAAGCATCATATTATCACGATAAATTCAACGGTAGAAAAACCGCAAACGGAGAAGTTTTTAGCAATAAAAATTATACCGCAGCACATAAAACACTTCCTTTTGGAACAAAAGTACGCGTTACCAATTTAGTAAACGATGAAGAAGTAATTGTAGAAATCAATGATCGTGGACCATTTATAAAAGGTCGCCAGATTGATTTAAGTAAAAAAGCTTTTATGGATTTAACCCATAACAGAAGTAAAGGTATTTTAAAAGTAAAAGTGGAAATTCTACCTGAAAATTACGAAGAAAAACGTGTAGAAATAGAAGAAGAATTAAATACCATAGCTATAGTTCCTGACGGTTTAGATTTGAATGAATTTGCGTTATAG
- a CDS encoding thioredoxin family protein, which produces MKQLLLVLFFNFYVQSYSQQLQTYSFEQVEQLVGENPRPILLYFYTDWCQYCKMLQQTTFKDKNVIEKLNNNYYVVFFNAETKEEVAHKGVTYKFVPTGIKSGYHELLHHYIKNRQEMYPTILFLDEHFNELIFLQSYLSASNLMKIL; this is translated from the coding sequence TTGAAGCAGTTACTTTTAGTATTATTTTTTAATTTTTACGTTCAAAGCTATTCACAACAACTGCAAACATACAGCTTTGAACAAGTAGAGCAGTTGGTTGGGGAAAATCCTCGGCCAATACTGCTTTATTTTTATACCGATTGGTGCCAATACTGCAAAATGCTGCAACAAACTACTTTTAAAGACAAGAACGTCATAGAAAAACTGAATAACAATTATTACGTTGTTTTTTTTAACGCCGAAACGAAAGAGGAAGTTGCACACAAAGGAGTAACTTACAAATTTGTTCCTACAGGAATAAAATCGGGCTACCACGAGTTGTTACATCATTATATAAAAAACCGACAAGAAATGTACCCTACAATACTTTTTTTAGACGAACATTTCAATGAATTAATATTCCTTCAAAGCTATCTTTCTGCATCAAACTTAATGAAAATTTTGTAA
- a CDS encoding Omp28-related outer membrane protein, translated as MFKKKFLPVLMFGIASLAFVGCSDSDDSTDTQSTEVDFTKGDFKQKILVEDITSASCMWCPLGTVAIEGLENSEYKDRVIGVGVHGDYNAQMVKDPYVLSGMTKLMSALKLSGWPFVAFNRDTKIKGTAFQSFLSETASGVYTFSSANFEKFQKKYTLLNESSPIGIKIESNLAATSGKVNVSLKFSTNINQELKYVVYLLEDGLVFQQANATAMFGNNSGEPAWSNDYVHDHVVRATNNFLGEAIAAGQTTTNEFKATAELTYDTVNLENASVVVAVLDKDGKVVNAQKAKANTTQDYEMK; from the coding sequence ATGTTTAAGAAGAAATTTTTACCGGTTTTGATGTTCGGAATTGCGTCATTAGCTTTTGTTGGCTGTTCAGATTCTGATGATTCTACGGATACTCAATCTACTGAAGTTGACTTTACAAAAGGAGACTTTAAACAAAAAATACTAGTTGAAGACATCACTTCTGCAAGTTGTATGTGGTGCCCGTTAGGTACTGTTGCAATTGAAGGATTAGAAAATTCGGAATACAAAGACAGAGTTATTGGTGTAGGGGTACATGGTGATTACAATGCTCAAATGGTAAAAGATCCTTATGTGCTATCTGGTATGACAAAACTTATGAGTGCACTTAAATTATCTGGATGGCCGTTTGTTGCTTTTAACAGAGATACAAAGATAAAAGGTACAGCTTTTCAAAGTTTTCTTTCGGAAACAGCTTCAGGAGTTTACACATTTTCATCTGCCAACTTTGAGAAATTCCAAAAAAAATATACTCTTTTAAATGAAAGTTCTCCAATTGGTATTAAAATAGAATCAAACTTGGCAGCTACAAGTGGTAAAGTTAATGTTAGCTTAAAATTTAGCACAAACATTAACCAAGAACTTAAATATGTTGTCTATCTTTTAGAAGATGGATTGGTATTTCAACAAGCTAATGCTACAGCTATGTTTGGTAACAACTCAGGAGAACCAGCTTGGTCAAATGATTATGTTCATGACCATGTGGTACGTGCTACCAATAACTTTTTAGGAGAAGCTATTGCAGCAGGACAAACAACTACAAACGAATTTAAAGCGACTGCTGAATTAACGTACGATACGGTAAACCTTGAAAATGCTAGTGTAGTTGTTGCAGTTTTAGATAAAGATGGAAAAGTAGTAAATGCACAAAAAGCAAAAGCGAACACCACACAAGATTACGAAATGAAATAA
- a CDS encoding CYTH domain-containing protein yields MVEIERKFSVKNTNFLVNTKESFKITQGYLNSDKNRTVRVRIKGNKGFITVKGLSSVDGLSRFEWEKEIAVKDAEALLLLCEDFVIDKTRYILPFNDVVFEIDVFEGANKGLVIAEVELQSTDQQFEKPDWLADELTGDKRFYNAYLSNHPFTTWK; encoded by the coding sequence ATGGTAGAAATTGAAAGAAAATTCAGCGTTAAAAATACTAATTTTTTGGTTAACACTAAAGAAAGCTTTAAGATAACTCAAGGTTATCTAAATTCTGACAAAAATAGAACGGTTCGCGTACGTATTAAGGGCAACAAAGGTTTTATTACAGTGAAAGGATTGAGCTCTGTAGATGGTTTATCGCGTTTTGAGTGGGAAAAAGAGATTGCCGTAAAAGATGCAGAAGCTTTATTATTACTGTGCGAAGATTTTGTGATTGATAAAACCCGATATATTTTACCTTTTAACGATGTTGTTTTTGAAATAGATGTTTTTGAAGGTGCAAATAAAGGACTGGTTATTGCCGAGGTTGAACTACAATCAACCGATCAACAGTTTGAAAAACCCGATTGGTTAGCTGATGAACTAACAGGTGACAAACGTTTTTACAATGCGTATTTAAGCAATCATCCGTTTACAACGTGGAAATAG
- a CDS encoding Nramp family divalent metal transporter produces MNKPKDSESLSEVHNSVETNHKKGWRRIFAFLGPAYLISVGYMDPGNWATDIAGGSQFGYQLLWVLLMSNLIALLLQSLSARLGIVKGLDLAQASRNAYPKWANVPLYVLAQIAIIACDLAEIIGMAIGLNLLFGLPMIWGISISVLDTILLLFLLKKGMRVMEAFILSMVFVVGLSFLFEMFIVEPNLVEVSKGLVPSKLDGTALYIAIGIIGATVMPHNLYLHSSLVQTRKIERTPKGIKEAIRFNFIDTVVALNLAFFVNAAILILAAAAFYTNGFQEVAEIQDAYKLLEHIFGSAAPTLFAIALIASGQSSTVTGTLAGQIVMEGHLNLRIQPWVRRLLTRLLAIAPAFFTILHFGEDSLGSLLILSQVVLSLQLGFAIIPLIHFTSSKKIMGAFVNKPIVKILAWLSAVVIIVLNVKLVFDEINSWLNQSGNQSIWIYLFIVPMAIAIGLLLLYIIFKPLFSPNLEIHTLNETLKNELAITFAPHTGYKRIGIGIDFSKKDQQVIENALKQGNKNACYILIHVIETAGATYNKKEVLDLETVHNNNLLKKYTDYLASLGYQSEYHIGFGNAASAISKIVHQENLDFLVLGAHGHTGLKDLLFGTTIDKVRHQITVPVLVVR; encoded by the coding sequence ATGAATAAACCTAAAGATTCTGAATCGTTAAGCGAAGTACACAATTCTGTTGAAACCAATCACAAAAAAGGTTGGCGACGTATTTTTGCTTTTCTGGGACCTGCTTATTTAATTAGCGTTGGATACATGGATCCTGGTAACTGGGCAACGGATATTGCCGGTGGCTCGCAGTTTGGGTATCAACTTTTGTGGGTTTTATTAATGTCAAACCTTATTGCACTTTTATTACAATCACTTAGTGCCCGATTAGGTATTGTAAAAGGATTGGATTTAGCACAGGCATCTCGAAACGCCTATCCAAAATGGGCAAATGTACCTTTATATGTTTTGGCACAAATTGCAATTATTGCATGTGATTTAGCAGAAATCATTGGAATGGCAATTGGTTTGAATCTTTTGTTTGGATTACCAATGATCTGGGGAATTTCTATTAGTGTATTAGATACCATCTTGCTATTATTCCTGTTAAAAAAAGGAATGCGTGTTATGGAAGCCTTTATATTGTCAATGGTTTTTGTAGTCGGTCTTTCGTTTTTGTTTGAAATGTTTATTGTAGAACCCAATCTGGTTGAAGTAAGCAAGGGGCTTGTTCCTTCAAAATTAGACGGAACGGCACTGTATATTGCCATAGGAATTATTGGTGCCACCGTAATGCCACATAATTTATACCTGCATTCATCGTTAGTTCAAACCCGAAAAATAGAACGTACACCAAAGGGCATAAAAGAAGCAATCCGTTTTAATTTCATCGACACGGTGGTTGCTCTTAACCTTGCGTTCTTTGTAAATGCGGCAATATTGATACTCGCCGCCGCCGCCTTTTATACCAATGGTTTTCAAGAAGTTGCCGAAATTCAAGATGCCTACAAATTATTAGAACACATCTTTGGTTCAGCCGCTCCTACACTTTTTGCAATTGCTTTAATTGCTTCAGGACAAAGCTCTACCGTAACCGGAACTCTTGCCGGACAAATTGTAATGGAAGGGCATTTAAATTTGAGAATACAGCCCTGGGTACGCCGTTTACTTACTCGACTACTGGCAATAGCACCTGCTTTTTTCACAATTCTTCATTTTGGTGAAGATTCTTTAGGAAGCCTTCTGATCTTAAGTCAGGTGGTTTTAAGTTTGCAATTGGGGTTTGCTATTATTCCATTGATACACTTTACCTCATCAAAAAAAATAATGGGTGCATTTGTTAATAAGCCAATAGTAAAAATACTGGCTTGGTTAAGTGCTGTGGTCATTATTGTACTGAATGTTAAATTGGTTTTTGACGAGATAAATTCGTGGTTAAACCAATCTGGTAATCAAAGCATTTGGATTTATTTGTTTATTGTTCCAATGGCTATTGCTATAGGACTACTTTTGCTCTATATTATTTTTAAACCGTTGTTTTCACCTAATTTAGAAATACATACTTTAAATGAAACATTAAAAAACGAATTAGCTATTACATTTGCCCCACATACGGGATACAAGCGTATTGGTATTGGTATTGATTTTTCTAAAAAAGACCAGCAGGTTATTGAAAACGCCTTGAAACAAGGAAATAAGAACGCTTGTTATATATTAATTCACGTTATTGAAACCGCAGGTGCAACTTATAACAAAAAAGAAGTGCTGGATTTAGAAACAGTTCACAACAACAACTTATTAAAAAAATATACCGATTATTTAGCTTCGTTAGGTTACCAAAGCGAATACCATATTGGTTTTGGTAATGCAGCTTCTGCCATTAGCAAAATTGTACATCAAGAAAATTTAGATTTTTTA